One Pectobacterium brasiliense DNA window includes the following coding sequences:
- the sthA gene encoding Si-specific NAD(P)(+) transhydrogenase: MTLEHQFDYDAIVIGSGPGGEGAAMGLAKHGAKIAVIERHYNVGGGCTHWGTIPSKALRHAVSRIIEFNQNPLYSDNSRIIRSSFSDILRHADSVIGQQTRMRQGFYERNQCELFSGEASFIDAHTIAVHYPDNTHETLTAANIIIATGSRPYHPAEVDFNHPRIYDSDSILQLDHEPQHVIIYGAGVIGCEYASIFRGLSVKVDLINTRDRLLAFLDQEMSDALSYHFWNNGVVIRHNEEFESIEGLSDGVIVHLKSGKKMKADCLLYANGRTGNTETLGLENIGLSTDSRGQLKVNSMYQTALAHIYAIGDVIGYPSLASAAYDQGRLAAQAIIKGDASAHLIEDIPTGIYTIPEISSVGKTEQELTAMKVPYEVGRAQFKHLARAQIVGMNVGSLKILFHRETKQILGIHCFGERAAEIIHIGQAIMEQKGEGNTIEYFVNTTFNYPTMAEAYRVAALNGLNRLF, from the coding sequence ATGACTCTAGAACATCAATTCGATTATGATGCCATTGTGATTGGTTCCGGTCCCGGCGGTGAAGGTGCAGCAATGGGATTGGCCAAGCACGGTGCCAAAATTGCGGTGATTGAACGTCACTACAATGTCGGCGGCGGCTGTACCCACTGGGGTACGATTCCTTCCAAAGCCCTCCGCCACGCCGTCAGCCGTATTATCGAGTTCAATCAAAACCCCCTCTACAGTGACAACTCCCGCATTATCCGCTCCTCATTTTCCGACATCCTGCGCCACGCCGACAGCGTCATTGGTCAGCAAACCCGTATGCGACAAGGATTTTATGAGCGTAACCAGTGCGAGTTGTTTTCCGGTGAAGCCAGCTTCATCGATGCACATACGATTGCCGTTCACTACCCAGACAATACCCATGAAACGCTGACCGCCGCGAATATCATTATCGCGACCGGTTCACGTCCGTATCATCCGGCAGAAGTCGACTTTAACCACCCGCGTATTTATGACAGCGACTCGATTCTGCAACTCGATCACGAGCCTCAGCACGTCATCATTTACGGTGCGGGCGTTATCGGCTGCGAATATGCCTCTATCTTTCGCGGCCTGAGCGTTAAGGTCGATTTAATCAATACCCGCGATAGGCTACTGGCCTTTCTCGATCAGGAAATGTCGGACGCCCTGTCTTACCATTTCTGGAACAACGGCGTGGTGATTCGCCACAACGAAGAGTTCGAGAGTATTGAAGGGCTGTCTGACGGCGTTATCGTTCATCTGAAGTCAGGCAAAAAGATGAAGGCGGACTGCCTGCTTTATGCCAACGGGCGCACGGGTAACACGGAAACGCTGGGGCTAGAGAATATCGGCCTGAGCACTGACAGCCGCGGGCAGCTCAAGGTCAACAGCATGTACCAGACGGCGCTGGCGCATATTTATGCCATCGGCGATGTCATTGGCTATCCTAGCCTGGCATCAGCGGCGTACGATCAGGGTCGACTCGCAGCACAGGCGATCATCAAAGGTGATGCCAGCGCGCATCTGATCGAAGATATCCCAACCGGCATTTATACCATCCCGGAAATCAGTTCCGTGGGGAAAACCGAGCAAGAGCTCACCGCGATGAAAGTGCCTTATGAAGTCGGGCGGGCACAGTTCAAGCATCTGGCGCGAGCGCAGATTGTTGGGATGAATGTGGGGAGTTTGAAGATTCTGTTTCACCGTGAAACGAAACAGATTCTGGGTATTCACTGCTTTGGTGAACGCGCCGCTGAGATTATCCACATCGGGCAGGCCATCATGGAACAGAAAGGTGAAGGCAATACTATCGAATATTTCGTTAATACTACCTTCAACTATCCAACCATGGCAGAAGCATACCGTGTAGCCGCGCTGAACGGGCTTAACCGCTTATTTTGA